From the Leptospira biflexa serovar Patoc strain 'Patoc 1 (Paris)' genome, one window contains:
- a CDS encoding LA_3751/LA_3752 family putative glycosyltransferase — translation MNRKDFNLLFIFFVSILCLQLFLSAKNSFISDSLAKAFQIESAKTLKSDIIYPANLLDAEKNHHPVLFIIKNKEELKSVFSQTFASIYAFIFYFIPVQLMLFFNGFFLLLSAYTLNRYANISIKVSLLLFVCSIVLTQVIDLSEVPFTLFYVSFCYAIWTKSIQQKNEFLTAITLLLFVLGSFLRLEILLLSSLVFLNSMIQTSLDKSFKNGFLYLISYTLAISIFLIWNYHEFGHPFGIRYLFNYSTGSNLTLISRVSNLFHILFSGNPTLGFKFGFFLFSPYFIYLCIKYWKQMYPKKENYIISFHFIVFLIYPILVGLSAPNDGITITGRYALFTIIPGIFILNHFWDKIKSDKFFLTLLLFSFFLNIFVLKISKESFKMIKKTNKIYESFKADLWIFYDQNISGTAGVHLLTQKSLSFQEFSDIEKRKQLLEVLKKNQIKSVYTFDFSKTVPNSFMNLKREIELSNVDFVKFWELEGYTCHSYQEVAFIGYRQCSLKE, via the coding sequence ATGAATAGAAAAGATTTCAATTTATTGTTTATCTTCTTTGTATCAATTTTATGTCTACAATTGTTTCTTTCGGCTAAAAACAGTTTTATATCCGATTCATTGGCAAAAGCCTTTCAAATTGAATCTGCAAAAACACTCAAGTCAGACATTATTTATCCAGCAAACTTGTTAGATGCTGAAAAAAATCATCATCCAGTATTATTTATAATCAAAAATAAAGAAGAATTAAAATCGGTATTTTCCCAAACATTTGCATCGATTTATGCGTTTATTTTTTATTTTATACCCGTTCAATTAATGTTATTTTTTAATGGTTTCTTTCTTTTGCTAAGTGCGTATACTCTAAATCGATATGCAAATATTTCTATAAAAGTAAGTCTCCTTCTTTTTGTTTGCTCCATTGTTCTCACTCAGGTAATTGATTTATCCGAGGTTCCCTTTACTCTGTTCTATGTTAGTTTTTGTTATGCTATATGGACAAAATCAATACAACAAAAGAATGAATTTCTCACTGCAATCACGCTCTTATTATTTGTTTTAGGAAGTTTTCTACGTTTAGAAATTCTTCTGTTATCAAGTTTAGTATTTTTAAATTCCATGATTCAAACTTCATTAGACAAAAGTTTCAAAAATGGATTCCTTTATCTAATCTCCTACACTCTTGCAATTTCTATATTCCTTATTTGGAATTATCATGAATTTGGCCACCCTTTTGGTATCCGATATTTATTCAACTATAGCACTGGAAGTAACTTAACTCTGATATCAAGAGTTTCCAATTTGTTTCATATCCTATTTTCAGGTAACCCTACCTTAGGTTTTAAATTTGGATTCTTTTTATTTTCTCCTTATTTTATCTATCTTTGTATAAAATATTGGAAACAGATGTACCCCAAAAAAGAGAATTATATTATATCATTTCATTTTATTGTTTTTTTAATTTATCCCATACTAGTTGGTCTTTCCGCTCCGAATGACGGTATCACCATTACTGGAAGATATGCCCTTTTTACAATTATCCCTGGTATTTTCATTCTCAATCATTTTTGGGATAAAATCAAATCAGACAAATTTTTTCTTACTCTTTTGTTATTTTCATTTTTCCTTAATATCTTTGTTTTAAAAATTTCAAAAGAAAGTTTCAAAATGATTAAAAAAACGAACAAAATTTATGAGTCTTTCAAAGCCGACTTATGGATTTTTTATGATCAGAATATTAGTGGTACAGCAGGAGTGCATTTACTCACGCAAAAAAGTTTATCATTTCAAGAATTCTCAGATATTGAAAAAAGAAAACAATTACTTGAGGTATTGAAAAAAAATCAAATCAAGTCCGTTTATACCTTTGATTTTTCAAAAACAGTTCCAAATTCCTTTATGAATTTAAAAAGAGAGATTGAATTATCTAACGTGGATTTTGTTAAATTTTGGGAGTTGGAAGGATATACATGTCATTCTTACCAAGAAGTTGCCTTTATTGGCTACCGGCAGTGCTCACTTAAAGAATAA
- the secE gene encoding preprotein translocase subunit SecE — protein MKATSFIQECKAELEKVHWPTRQEVVSSTVVVLVTVFIFSLFLSASDFVFLKLLKWFWALGT, from the coding sequence ATGAAAGCTACGAGTTTCATTCAGGAATGTAAAGCAGAACTTGAAAAAGTACATTGGCCTACGCGCCAAGAAGTAGTGAGTTCTACCGTTGTAGTCCTAGTTACAGTATTTATCTTTTCCCTATTTTTATCAGCTTCGGATTTTGTTTTCCTGAAGTTGTTAAAGTGGTTCTGGGCATTAGGAACATAG
- the rfaD gene encoding ADP-glyceromanno-heptose 6-epimerase codes for MAKKLTLVTGGAGLIGSQIIEDLNHNGKTDILVVDHLGTTEKWKNLQRNFFLDYYEKDQFESFLDSGHSILSDISEIYHLGACSATTEKDATYLIQNNFRYTKKLAEFAVGKNIPFLYASSAATYGEGEFGYDDKAPIENLKPLNMYGYSKHLFDLYAKQTKIADKLIGLKYFNVFGYGEAHKGDMRSLVLKGYEQIRDTGKLKLFKSYKPEYKDGEQKRDFLYVKDASKISIYLLSERKFGLYNVGRGMAETWNDLASALFKAMNTQVNIEYVEMPESLKGKYQYYTCADMEKLAGVGYPFGFTNLQDSIQEYVHLLEQEAK; via the coding sequence ATGGCAAAAAAACTCACATTAGTTACAGGCGGCGCGGGTCTTATTGGTTCGCAGATCATAGAAGACCTAAATCACAATGGGAAGACCGATATTTTGGTTGTGGATCATTTGGGAACCACTGAAAAATGGAAGAACCTCCAGCGTAATTTTTTTTTGGACTATTATGAAAAAGACCAGTTTGAGTCATTTTTAGATTCGGGCCATTCCATCCTCTCAGACATTTCTGAAATTTACCATCTTGGTGCTTGTTCTGCCACCACAGAAAAAGATGCAACTTACCTAATCCAGAATAACTTCCGTTATACGAAAAAGCTCGCGGAATTTGCTGTAGGAAAAAACATTCCCTTTTTATATGCTTCGAGTGCTGCCACTTATGGTGAAGGGGAATTTGGTTATGATGACAAAGCTCCCATTGAAAACCTAAAACCTTTGAATATGTATGGATACTCGAAACATCTTTTTGATCTGTATGCCAAACAAACAAAAATTGCCGACAAACTCATCGGCCTAAAGTATTTCAATGTGTTTGGTTATGGAGAAGCGCATAAAGGTGACATGCGCAGTTTAGTTCTCAAAGGGTATGAACAAATCCGAGACACAGGCAAACTCAAACTGTTTAAGTCTTATAAACCCGAATACAAAGATGGAGAACAAAAACGTGATTTTCTTTATGTCAAGGATGCCAGTAAGATCAGTATCTATTTACTGAGTGAACGAAAATTCGGATTGTACAATGTGGGACGTGGTATGGCGGAAACTTGGAATGATTTAGCTTCCGCACTCTTTAAAGCCATGAACACACAAGTAAACATTGAATATGTAGAAATGCCCGAATCACTCAAAGGCAAATACCAATACTATACCTGCGCGGATATGGAAAAGTTAGCAGGAGTTGGCTATCCCTTTGGTTTTACCAACCTCCAGGATTCCATTCAAGAATATGTCCACCTCTTAGAACAAGAGGCGAAATGA
- a CDS encoding acyltransferase family protein, whose amino-acid sequence MKEYFLEIFKKNKKEINELYGIRALSCYFVILFHCFAFSIDAFPKHYSDYLPNAQNVEFLMSLFFVISAFLVSTSFSRELERASFFVSWKNFVIKRSLRIFPAFYVILSITILIMAGILKKTEAHGVTGEFAGGLADLKVKLSYWWTDFAYISNYFPKRIMVHGWSLSMEEQFYLAMPFAFLFYTKALSTSRQKYSFLILLLILPNFIRFYYHLYVPINGFDESVMHLFHPIHTHFEPFVYGILLMELWRSGKISKELPNAKSKFYFVFAVLFFIFCYLSTLEFWESKIYFTVFRISFYSLFAFVVVYGAVGGFFSKIAWFLANPVLVFIGKLSYGIYLVHMLVNTTVMLNLLNHLNRDANGFNQLLKASALSLFISALIALVSYLLIEKPFLKIREWTQARFDISTNTFYYVKGNIKERKLVSVLLTFISFLPYLILKQMISVDFVPNSPVSNLILNFILILPVGFNAVSLWKYKRLFFYQYLHRFQDS is encoded by the coding sequence ATGAAAGAATATTTTCTAGAAATATTTAAGAAAAACAAAAAAGAAATTAATGAATTATACGGCATTCGGGCTTTAAGTTGTTACTTCGTAATATTATTCCATTGTTTTGCATTTTCGATTGATGCTTTTCCAAAGCATTACAGCGATTATCTGCCGAATGCTCAGAATGTTGAATTTCTGATGAGTCTTTTTTTCGTGATCAGTGCTTTTTTAGTATCAACGTCTTTTTCTAGAGAATTGGAACGAGCTAGTTTTTTTGTTAGTTGGAAAAATTTTGTAATCAAACGATCTCTTAGAATCTTTCCTGCTTTTTATGTGATTCTTTCGATCACGATTTTGATTATGGCAGGTATCTTAAAAAAAACGGAAGCACACGGAGTAACAGGAGAATTTGCGGGAGGTCTCGCTGATTTAAAAGTAAAGTTATCCTATTGGTGGACAGATTTTGCTTACATTTCAAATTATTTTCCAAAGCGGATCATGGTTCATGGTTGGTCCCTCTCCATGGAAGAACAATTTTATTTGGCGATGCCGTTTGCATTTTTGTTTTATACAAAGGCCTTGTCCACATCACGTCAAAAATATTCGTTTCTAATTCTATTACTCATATTACCAAACTTCATTCGTTTCTATTATCATCTATATGTACCAATCAATGGATTTGATGAATCGGTTATGCATTTGTTTCACCCGATTCATACACATTTTGAGCCTTTTGTTTATGGTATTCTATTAATGGAGTTATGGCGTTCGGGAAAAATTTCGAAAGAACTTCCAAATGCAAAATCGAAGTTCTATTTCGTTTTTGCAGTTTTGTTTTTTATTTTTTGTTACCTTTCGACATTGGAATTCTGGGAATCCAAAATTTATTTTACCGTTTTTCGAATTAGCTTTTATTCACTATTTGCGTTTGTAGTAGTATATGGTGCTGTGGGTGGTTTTTTCTCGAAGATTGCTTGGTTTTTAGCCAATCCAGTTCTTGTGTTTATTGGTAAACTTAGTTATGGGATCTATTTGGTTCACATGCTTGTCAATACCACTGTGATGTTGAATTTACTCAACCACCTAAATCGAGATGCCAATGGTTTCAATCAACTTTTGAAAGCATCTGCATTAAGCCTTTTCATTTCTGCTTTGATTGCACTTGTAAGTTATTTACTCATTGAAAAACCTTTTTTAAAGATTAGAGAGTGGACGCAGGCTCGATTTGATATTTCCACCAATACATTTTATTACGTGAAGGGGAACATAAAAGAGCGGAAGTTAGTTTCAGTTTTGCTAACCTTTATTTCGTTTTTACCTTATCTTATTTTAAAACAAATGATTTCCGTTGACTTTGTTCCAAATTCACCAGTTTCCAATTTGATTCTGAATTTTATATTGATTCTTCCAGTTGGATTTAATGCAGTTTCTCTCTGGAAATATAAGAGATTGTTTTTTTATCAATACCTACATCGTTTTCAAGATAGTTAA
- a CDS encoding phosphatase domain-containing protein: MNSMSQEPNTSQPIITDIKRIAVCGGSLGRERRSYVRGQVVDVGITDLMKADGLWDLVTGLFIGEETKITPFLDFSLAPVRKPILKLEVYDSTGKLIYTSGKIKADEDGFFSCEIRDKLPVGFHDFQVILEGLDSFRQYSKDLAHLNATENSILGKTTIVGKGKLRILPEDYQGIVTTSDIDQTYLATDIHSGKGKFTALFETPNQKQALPGMPELYRELRIALENAPLAFISASPHFFRRTMLATIAKDNIQIESLHLKYLEGTIKGVFDKVIDTIFNPLEFFQNGFKPAWSRTKKFLGASYQSLFDQMSYKLSILLYDRIYLPTQAKEILLGDNTESDYMIFTLYQLICMGKLSGDELEEYLYKLNFLGRDAITRDAAKKIRLYSEEILRIHGPKNPVVLSLINRTTHGPNESDMLQKVKEALPEGCYEKEFGTKQAFYGTEGAIGMAIILEKYGFLDSNQILTVIAGMIGKVLEGKLVDETYLMKQLEELTLPKDTEGTRAKIKESLTAAFQKE; this comes from the coding sequence ATAAATTCTATGTCCCAAGAACCAAATACTTCACAACCTATCATTACCGATATCAAAAGAATTGCAGTCTGTGGCGGATCACTTGGAAGAGAACGAAGGTCCTATGTACGTGGACAGGTGGTCGATGTAGGGATCACCGATCTCATGAAAGCAGATGGCCTTTGGGATTTAGTCACTGGTTTATTCATAGGTGAAGAGACAAAAATTACACCCTTTCTCGATTTTTCACTGGCTCCAGTCCGAAAACCAATTCTGAAACTCGAAGTCTATGATTCTACAGGCAAATTGATTTATACATCAGGGAAAATCAAAGCGGACGAAGATGGTTTTTTTTCCTGTGAAATCCGAGACAAACTACCCGTTGGTTTTCATGATTTCCAAGTGATCCTCGAAGGGTTAGATAGTTTTCGGCAATACTCAAAAGACTTGGCTCACCTCAATGCGACCGAAAATTCAATCCTTGGAAAAACAACCATTGTGGGAAAAGGGAAACTTCGAATTTTACCTGAGGATTACCAAGGGATCGTCACAACATCTGATATCGACCAAACGTATCTTGCCACAGACATCCACTCCGGAAAAGGAAAGTTCACGGCCTTATTTGAAACACCAAACCAAAAACAGGCATTGCCTGGAATGCCTGAATTGTACCGAGAATTACGAATCGCACTCGAAAATGCACCACTCGCTTTCATTTCAGCAAGCCCACATTTTTTTAGACGCACGATGCTTGCAACCATTGCCAAGGACAATATCCAAATTGAATCCCTCCATCTAAAGTATTTAGAAGGAACCATCAAAGGTGTATTCGATAAAGTGATCGATACCATTTTTAATCCTTTAGAATTCTTTCAAAATGGATTCAAACCTGCATGGTCACGGACTAAAAAATTCCTTGGTGCATCCTACCAAAGTTTATTCGACCAAATGTCCTACAAACTTTCCATCCTACTTTATGATCGAATTTATTTACCGACCCAAGCAAAAGAAATTTTACTCGGTGATAATACGGAATCTGATTATATGATTTTTACACTCTACCAATTGATTTGTATGGGAAAACTTTCTGGAGATGAACTGGAAGAATACTTATATAAATTAAACTTTTTAGGACGAGACGCCATCACAAGAGATGCGGCAAAAAAAATTCGTTTGTATTCGGAAGAAATCCTTCGCATCCATGGACCAAAGAACCCAGTGGTACTCAGTCTCATCAATCGAACAACCCACGGTCCAAATGAATCGGATATGTTACAAAAAGTAAAGGAAGCTTTACCTGAGGGTTGTTACGAAAAGGAATTTGGGACAAAACAAGCATTTTATGGAACTGAGGGAGCGATTGGAATGGCAATCATACTAGAAAAATATGGATTCCTTGATTCCAACCAAATCCTAACAGTGATTGCAGGTATGATTGGTAAAGTTCTGGAAGGCAAATTAGTCGACGAAACATATTTGATGAAACAACTCGAAGAATTAACGCTCCCGAAAGATACAGAAGGAACAAGAGCCAAAATCAAAGAAAGTTTGACAGCAGCATTCCAGAAGGAATAA
- a CDS encoding ArsR/SmtB family transcription factor, whose protein sequence is MKIKTELSKQQLEQAIKGIQGIAHPIRLLILYTLAKEEKTVGQLVELLGTSQSAASQHLSKMKNNGILESRKSSNQVFYRLKDAKFKDLIQTIVKVYKK, encoded by the coding sequence ATGAAAATAAAAACAGAACTTTCGAAACAACAATTGGAACAAGCGATCAAAGGAATACAAGGGATTGCGCATCCAATTCGTTTACTCATCCTTTATACCCTCGCCAAAGAAGAAAAAACTGTTGGCCAACTTGTAGAATTACTGGGAACAAGCCAATCAGCAGCCTCTCAACACTTAAGCAAAATGAAAAACAATGGAATATTAGAATCAAGAAAATCTTCGAACCAAGTCTTTTATCGTTTGAAAGACGCGAAGTTCAAAGATCTCATCCAAACCATTGTGAAAGTGTACAAAAAGTAA
- a CDS encoding LA_3751/LA_3752 family putative glycosyltransferase — protein MVIMRKLSTYQSWIKWIFFLSFVFLSIQYTSPQYSYFQDSHDKLIQTYSIWKNHFLSDALYYPAKVFDSNYEYIHLTKNLFLKIDERLVSAFPIQFAYLMAPFLFVFPLSSLVYTSLLFLILSFFLLRRYYQFSFLLLWISFFGTFLWPLSWEYSELPAIFAFSVFCLLPILKRKKETIFQLLGGIGLSWIVMVRLDTLPFFLLFFLSYFYFIWKDKNRNGFFKEILSLKILIFSGIIGILFQFLINTILVHHFLGSRYLANMNGFSVEMSTRLQWFQSLLFYGEKKIGFFVYLPITVFLLIFYGIKFNKINRTKKSLFLSMTMTIFLIPFLAPNDGFNNWGPRYFTVLLIPYLLLLKPILSIVFKKRKWIYSIFFSLLFLYSGTLGLIGAKIQKSKTNLIKKFQSVTNTIKPDIIVFTDYLNLYSMGSDYIKLMAIVSYTTESNTKLIHSISEMMPNKKIAFVDWHPSILTQEIRRTMNAEKLKGGFPISDWNSDLLENTLKNFTFDYQRIDIQTYRIWLGTIAEKESK, from the coding sequence ATGGTGATCATGCGAAAACTTTCAACTTATCAATCTTGGATCAAATGGATCTTTTTTTTAAGTTTCGTTTTTTTATCCATTCAGTATACATCTCCACAATATTCCTACTTTCAAGATAGCCACGATAAACTAATTCAAACCTATTCCATTTGGAAAAATCATTTCCTATCCGACGCTCTGTATTATCCCGCGAAAGTTTTTGATTCAAATTATGAATACATCCACCTCACCAAAAACTTATTTCTAAAAATTGACGAAAGACTCGTGAGTGCGTTTCCGATTCAGTTTGCCTATTTGATGGCACCTTTTTTATTCGTCTTTCCGCTTTCTAGTTTGGTTTATACATCTCTTTTATTCTTAATATTATCTTTTTTCCTATTAAGAAGGTATTACCAGTTTTCATTTTTGTTATTGTGGATTAGTTTCTTCGGTACTTTCCTTTGGCCACTTAGTTGGGAATATTCCGAACTACCTGCAATATTTGCTTTTTCAGTATTTTGCCTTTTACCAATTCTAAAACGAAAAAAAGAAACTATCTTCCAATTGTTAGGTGGAATTGGACTCTCTTGGATCGTGATGGTTCGCCTAGATACCCTTCCATTCTTTCTCCTATTTTTTTTGAGTTACTTTTATTTCATTTGGAAAGATAAAAACCGAAATGGATTCTTTAAGGAAATTTTATCCTTAAAAATTCTCATATTTTCCGGCATCATCGGGATCTTATTTCAATTTTTAATTAATACTATTCTTGTTCACCATTTTCTTGGATCGAGATACTTGGCAAACATGAATGGATTTTCGGTGGAAATGTCCACTAGACTTCAATGGTTTCAAAGCCTACTCTTTTATGGTGAGAAAAAAATTGGATTCTTTGTATATTTACCAATCACTGTATTTCTTCTAATTTTTTATGGGATCAAATTTAACAAAATCAATAGAACAAAAAAATCTTTGTTTCTATCAATGACTATGACAATATTTCTAATTCCATTCCTTGCCCCAAACGACGGATTTAACAATTGGGGACCGCGTTATTTCACAGTATTATTGATACCGTATCTACTCTTATTAAAACCAATTTTGTCGATCGTTTTCAAAAAAAGAAAATGGATATATTCAATTTTCTTCTCTCTCTTATTCCTATATTCGGGTACGTTAGGATTGATCGGTGCAAAAATTCAAAAATCGAAAACAAATTTAATCAAAAAATTCCAATCCGTCACAAATACGATCAAACCAGATATTATCGTATTCACCGACTATCTAAATTTATATTCAATGGGAAGCGATTACATCAAACTTATGGCAATTGTTTCCTACACAACAGAATCCAATACAAAGCTCATCCATAGTATTAGTGAAATGATGCCAAATAAAAAAATAGCCTTCGTTGACTGGCACCCTTCTATTTTAACTCAAGAAATCAGAAGAACAATGAATGCAGAAAAATTAAAAGGTGGATTTCCCATTTCAGATTGGAACTCTGATCTGCTAGAAAACACACTTAAAAATTTTACCTTCGATTACCAGAGAATCGACATTCAAACTTACCGTATTTGGTTGGGAACTATTGCTGAGAAGGAATCGAAGTGA
- a CDS encoding UbiD family decarboxylase: protein MASLRSTNDFVQLLQKEGELHVISDLVDPYLELAEIQRRVVAKKGPALLFTNVKGTKFPVATNLYGSEKRIHLAFGPKPVQTIARLAKLAKEMFPPRLSKLWKERSLGLLPFQVGLKQVRRAPILQGSVSRVEELPQLVSWPKDGGPFVTLPLVYTEHPESGNGNLGMYRVQLFGEKTVGMHIQIHRGGGFHYYEAEKQGQALQAHVYIGGPPALTIAAVAPLPEEIPELVFASFLMGEKLRMKRDKLVSPYPIVADADFALIGTIPPKLRRPEGPFGDHYGYYSLLHDYPYLDLNHILHRKDAIWAATVVGRPPQEDHYIAEFLQDLLSPMFPLVMPQVLGVWAYEESGVHSLAAAIVKERYFREAFMGALRILGEGQLSLTKCLLVTNERVNLKNFSETFRVITERCDPKTDFFIFSNISQDTLDYTSGTVNKGSKLLWMGITDPNKPSPNPNLPTQFNGRFKDKRFQNPKVFLPGVLVVKGSEFQPNDRLAEALLSEDLGHFSYVFLVDDSEDAVKTDSDFIWTMFTRMEPASDVYARTETIRNHISYQIPIVFDCRMKPWIPEVLIPLPETVKLVEERFGKWIDTL, encoded by the coding sequence ATGGCATCACTACGATCTACGAATGATTTTGTACAACTTTTGCAAAAGGAGGGGGAACTCCATGTCATTTCTGACCTGGTGGATCCGTATCTGGAACTTGCAGAAATCCAAAGGCGAGTGGTCGCCAAAAAAGGACCAGCACTGCTTTTCACAAATGTCAAAGGCACAAAATTTCCCGTAGCAACCAACCTCTATGGATCTGAAAAACGAATCCATCTTGCCTTTGGCCCGAAACCAGTCCAAACGATAGCAAGGCTTGCCAAACTTGCCAAAGAAATGTTTCCTCCTCGTCTTTCCAAACTCTGGAAAGAACGATCTCTCGGCCTTTTGCCCTTCCAAGTGGGTTTAAAACAAGTCCGCCGTGCTCCCATACTCCAAGGTTCCGTTTCGCGTGTGGAAGAGCTCCCACAGCTTGTCTCTTGGCCAAAAGATGGTGGTCCCTTTGTCACCCTGCCACTTGTGTATACGGAGCATCCCGAATCAGGCAATGGCAATTTGGGAATGTACCGTGTGCAGTTGTTTGGTGAAAAGACTGTCGGAATGCACATCCAAATCCATAGAGGGGGTGGGTTCCATTACTATGAAGCGGAAAAACAAGGACAAGCGCTCCAAGCCCATGTGTATATCGGCGGTCCACCAGCACTCACGATAGCCGCAGTGGCACCACTCCCAGAAGAGATCCCAGAACTTGTCTTTGCTTCTTTTTTGATGGGAGAAAAACTCCGGATGAAACGGGACAAATTGGTATCTCCGTATCCCATTGTTGCCGATGCAGATTTTGCTCTCATTGGGACCATCCCTCCTAAATTACGAAGACCAGAAGGTCCCTTTGGTGACCATTATGGGTATTATTCATTATTACACGACTATCCATATTTGGATCTCAATCATATCCTGCATAGAAAGGATGCGATTTGGGCTGCCACAGTTGTGGGACGACCTCCCCAGGAAGACCATTACATAGCAGAATTTTTGCAAGATTTGTTATCGCCAATGTTTCCCCTTGTGATGCCACAGGTGCTCGGAGTATGGGCGTATGAAGAGTCAGGGGTTCATTCTCTGGCAGCTGCCATTGTGAAGGAACGGTATTTCCGGGAAGCTTTTATGGGGGCACTTCGCATTTTAGGAGAAGGGCAACTTTCGTTAACGAAGTGTTTGCTTGTGACCAATGAACGAGTGAACTTAAAAAATTTTTCAGAAACGTTTCGAGTGATTACAGAACGTTGTGACCCAAAGACTGATTTTTTTATCTTTAGCAATATCAGCCAAGACACACTTGATTATACCAGTGGGACCGTAAACAAGGGGAGTAAACTTTTGTGGATGGGGATCACAGACCCGAACAAACCAAGTCCGAATCCAAACCTTCCCACACAATTCAATGGAAGGTTCAAAGACAAACGTTTCCAAAACCCTAAGGTATTTTTACCGGGGGTTCTCGTCGTCAAAGGATCGGAATTCCAACCAAATGATCGTTTGGCGGAAGCCTTACTGTCTGAGGATTTGGGTCACTTCTCATATGTGTTTTTAGTGGATGACTCGGAAGATGCCGTAAAAACTGATTCGGATTTTATCTGGACCATGTTTACGCGAATGGAACCTGCCTCCGATGTGTATGCGAGAACAGAAACCATTCGAAATCATATCTCCTACCAAATCCCCATCGTATTTGATTGCCGAATGAAACCTTGGATTCCGGAAGTCCTCATCCCACTTCCTGAAACTGTCAAACTGGTAGAGGAACGATTTGGGAAATGGATTGATACCTTATAA
- a CDS encoding SDR family NAD(P)-dependent oxidoreductase, whose translation MELKGANILVTGSAGGLGKAMAYRLGKSGANIILSDIQKDKLDETVSLFQKEGIKTTGIVANVAKEEDSIRLIEEAAAFQGSLDVAILNAGILRDGLLIRVDKETGKVKGKMGLDQWQSVIDVNLTGVFLTGREAAAKMVEQKKGVIIPIASIAMHGNSGQTNYSAAKAGVAAMTVTWSKELAKFGIRVAGIAPGFIGTEMVLKDMNPEALEKWKSIIPVGRLGEPDEIASTAEFIITNDLVTGVVLEISGGVRI comes from the coding sequence ATGGAATTAAAAGGTGCAAACATTCTCGTCACCGGATCTGCCGGTGGACTCGGAAAGGCAATGGCATACCGATTGGGTAAGTCAGGTGCCAATATCATTCTCTCGGACATTCAAAAAGACAAATTGGACGAAACCGTATCTCTCTTCCAAAAAGAGGGAATCAAAACCACAGGGATCGTTGCCAATGTGGCCAAAGAAGAAGACAGCATCCGACTGATTGAAGAAGCGGCGGCTTTCCAAGGAAGCCTTGATGTTGCGATCCTCAATGCTGGGATCTTACGGGATGGACTCCTCATCCGCGTAGACAAAGAAACAGGAAAAGTGAAAGGTAAGATGGGTCTTGACCAATGGCAATCGGTGATCGATGTCAATTTAACCGGAGTTTTCCTGACTGGTAGAGAAGCCGCGGCAAAAATGGTCGAACAAAAAAAGGGAGTCATCATCCCCATTGCCTCCATTGCCATGCATGGAAACTCAGGGCAAACCAATTACAGTGCCGCAAAAGCTGGTGTCGCTGCAATGACTGTCACCTGGTCAAAAGAACTCGCTAAATTTGGAATCAGAGTGGCAGGGATTGCTCCAGGATTCATAGGAACTGAAATGGTTCTAAAAGATATGAACCCAGAAGCTCTTGAAAAGTGGAAGTCCATCATTCCTGTCGGAAGGCTTGGAGAACCAGATGAAATTGCATCCACTGCTGAATTCATTATCACAAACGATCTTGTGACTGGAGTCGTATTAGAAATCTCTGGTGGTGTCCGAATCTAA
- the nusG gene encoding transcription termination/antitermination protein NusG: MGDSLDKKWYVLQTYSGHENKVKTNIEKMVQQQKLEDQIFSVKIPSMEVAEMKNGKKKVTKKKLMPGYVLVEMNMTDDLRFKIQNLPSVSTFVGGKGKGPEPLSLDEIKNLFSDVGNVESEEVSRPRFLFKVGETLKIIDGPFANFTGLVDEIFPDKGRLRVRVEIFGRSTPVELDYLQVKSEQ, translated from the coding sequence GTGGGCGATTCTTTAGATAAAAAATGGTATGTGCTTCAGACTTATTCCGGTCACGAGAATAAGGTGAAAACAAACATTGAAAAGATGGTCCAACAACAAAAACTGGAAGACCAAATTTTTTCGGTAAAAATTCCATCGATGGAAGTTGCCGAAATGAAAAACGGCAAAAAGAAGGTCACCAAGAAAAAACTCATGCCGGGTTATGTTCTTGTTGAGATGAACATGACGGATGACCTTCGATTTAAAATCCAGAACTTACCTTCTGTGTCTACGTTTGTAGGCGGAAAAGGAAAAGGTCCGGAACCACTTTCACTGGATGAGATCAAAAATCTTTTCAGTGATGTGGGGAATGTGGAGTCGGAAGAAGTATCACGACCACGTTTCCTCTTCAAAGTGGGCGAAACATTGAAAATTATAGATGGTCCGTTTGCGAATTTCACAGGACTTGTGGACGAAATTTTTCCTGATAAGGGAAGGCTTCGTGTTCGAGTCGAAATTTTCGGAAGATCCACTCCCGTGGAGTTGGATTACCTCCAGGTAAAATCGGAACAATAG